Proteins encoded within one genomic window of Oryza glaberrima chromosome 12, OglaRS2, whole genome shotgun sequence:
- the LOC127758010 gene encoding putative HVA22-like protein g isoform X2, translated as MLGELLSRILLLLFGYAMPAFECFKTVEARPNDAHMLRFWCQYWIIVAMVIAFESLISWMPMYGEIKLAFFVYLWYPKTKGSDVVYDTFLRPIVMQYEPNIEQRLLHLRAKSGQLLSFYMKNFADKGTAFFMDVLRYVVSDKPEGSNQERNKKSGGWSPFATKRRPPSPPRPPQESLFESNPEAAAVAEVLKATINPRPRRGAQNGKNYY; from the exons ATGTTGGGGGAGCTCCTCTCCAGGATCCTGCT GCTGCTGTTCGGGTACGCGATGCCGGCGTTCGAGTGCTTCAAGACGGTGGAGGCGCGCCCCAACGACGCCCACATGCTCCGCTTCTGGTGCCAGTACTG GATTATTGTGGCCATGGTAATAGCCTTTGAGAGCCTCATCTCATG GATGCCAATGTATGGAGAAATTAAGCTAGCTTTCTTTGTTTACCTGTGGTATCCCAAAACAAAG GGAAGTGATGTTGTATATGATACCTTCCTTCGGCCCATTGTAATGCAATATGAACCAAACATAGAACAGAGGTTACTGCATCTGAGGGCGAAATCTGGGCAGCTACTTAGCTTCTACATGAAGAACTTTGCCGACAAGGGGACAGCTTTCTTCATGGATGTCCTGCGCTATGTTGTCTCTGATAAACCTGAGGGATCCAATCAAGAG CGCAACAAGAAGTCCGGCGGCTGGAGCCCCTTCGCGACCAAacgccggccaccgtcgccgccgcggccaccgcagGAGTCCCTCTTCGAGAGCAAccccgaagccgccgccgtcgccgaagtTCTCAAGGCAACCATCAACCCCAGGCCCCGGCGAGGAGCGCAGAATGGCAAGAATTACTATTAG
- the LOC127758010 gene encoding putative HVA22-like protein g isoform X1, protein MLGELLSRILLLLFGYAMPAFECFKTVEARPNDAHMLRFWCQYWIIVAMVIAFESLISWMPMYGEIKLAFFVYLWYPKTKGSDVVYDTFLRPIVMQYEPNIEQRLLHLRAKSGQLLSFYMKNFADKGTAFFMDVLRYVVSDKPEGSNQEQRNKKSGGWSPFATKRRPPSPPRPPQESLFESNPEAAAVAEVLKATINPRPRRGAQNGKNYY, encoded by the exons ATGTTGGGGGAGCTCCTCTCCAGGATCCTGCT GCTGCTGTTCGGGTACGCGATGCCGGCGTTCGAGTGCTTCAAGACGGTGGAGGCGCGCCCCAACGACGCCCACATGCTCCGCTTCTGGTGCCAGTACTG GATTATTGTGGCCATGGTAATAGCCTTTGAGAGCCTCATCTCATG GATGCCAATGTATGGAGAAATTAAGCTAGCTTTCTTTGTTTACCTGTGGTATCCCAAAACAAAG GGAAGTGATGTTGTATATGATACCTTCCTTCGGCCCATTGTAATGCAATATGAACCAAACATAGAACAGAGGTTACTGCATCTGAGGGCGAAATCTGGGCAGCTACTTAGCTTCTACATGAAGAACTTTGCCGACAAGGGGACAGCTTTCTTCATGGATGTCCTGCGCTATGTTGTCTCTGATAAACCTGAGGGATCCAATCAAGAG CAGCGCAACAAGAAGTCCGGCGGCTGGAGCCCCTTCGCGACCAAacgccggccaccgtcgccgccgcggccaccgcagGAGTCCCTCTTCGAGAGCAAccccgaagccgccgccgtcgccgaagtTCTCAAGGCAACCATCAACCCCAGGCCCCGGCGAGGAGCGCAGAATGGCAAGAATTACTATTAG
- the LOC127758012 gene encoding uncharacterized protein LOC127758012: protein MPAAAAAAATGMTESSSPSSSPSPPRKFRRVRSPLANGGAAGDFELRHWRTPPKRARSSAAPPWAPPEIEIPCGGGEAAGRGGGYTSLRDILMSPGYAASCSPAACGGGGSCGDIHMIRHPLVKHAAYAYLQMTPSARDDPGRRHRRRWRGPLCRLLLGCLSFIGALFRP from the coding sequence AtgccagctgccgccgccgccgccgccaccgggatgacggagtcgtcgtcgccgtcgtcgtctccctccCCGCCGAGGAAGTTCCGGCGTGTGCGGTCTCCGCtggcgaacggcggcgcggcgggtgaCTTCGAGCTGCGGCACTGGCGCACGCCGCCGAAGCGGGCGCGTtcatcggcggcgccgccgtgggcgcCGCCGGAGATCGAGATCCcctgcggcggaggagaggcggcggggaggggaggagggtaCACGAGCCTCCGGGACATCCTGATGTCGCCGGGGTACGCGGCGTCGTGCTCGcccgcggcgtgcggcggcggcggcagctgcggcgACATACACATGATACGCCACCCGCTGGTGAAGCACGCGGCGTACGCCTACCTGCAGAtgacgccgtcggcgagggACGACcccgggcgccgccaccgccggcgctggcgcggcCCGctctgccgcctcctcctcggctgccTCAGCTTCATCGGCGCGCTCTTCCGGCCATGA
- the LOC127757781 gene encoding transcription factor E2FA-like — MAAAGAGSSEVAARVLLQRYQPFAPPPGEYHQFGSGGAAAAAAGDMTEAVFIRTPLKRKHDREENEAAESNDWMMSPGYTNPAGSPVPTPLSGKGSKAFAKSKAAKGQKSCPQTPLCASSPGNPVTPVGGCRYDSSLGLLTKKFLNLLKGAPGGIVDLNNAAETLEVQKRRIYDITNVLEGIGLIEKKLKNNIRWKGIDDSRPGEVSDDMSILQADIEALSLQEHSVDQQISEMRDKLRGLTEDENNQKWLYVTEDDIKSLPCFQNQTLIAIKAPHGTTLEVPDPDEVNDYPQRRYRIVLRSTMGPIDVYLVSQFEEMSGMETPPRTVQPVSMDSLENPRTPLAAEPNKAAESQPNIQDGLLMPSDAPSSSQDIGGMMKIVPSELDTDADYWLLSDAGVSITDMWKTAPEVEWEGIEKFNAEDFLEVSTPRQQDKPSSDIMDGDSCIS, encoded by the exons atggcggccgccggcgccggctccagCGAGGTCGCCGCGCGGGTGCTGCTCCAGCGCTACCagccgttcgcgccgccgccgggcgagTACCACCAGTTCGGctccggtggcgccgccgccgccgccgccggggacatGACGGAGGCCGTGTTCATCCGGACGCCA TTAAAGCGGAAACATGACAGAGAAGAGAATGAAGCTGCTGAATCAAATGACTGGATGATGAGCCCTGGATACACTAATCCAGCAGGCAGCCCAGTTCCAACACCGCTTTCAGGAAAAGGTTCAAAAGCTTTTGCCAAATCAAAAGCTGCAAAAGGCCAGAAATCTTGTCCCCAGACCCCTTTGTGCGCTA GTTCTCCAGGCAATCCGGTTACACCTGTTGGTGGCTGCCGATATGATAGCTCCCTAG GGCTATTGACAAAAAAGTTCCTAAACTTGCTAAAGGGTGCACCTGGCGGCATAGTTGATTTGAATAATGCCGCAGAAACACTGGAG GTACAAAAAAGGCGTATATATGACATCACTAATGTCCTTGAAGGGATAGGGCTGATAGAAAAGAAGCTCAAGAACAATATCCGTTGGAA AGGAATTGATGACTCTCGACCAGGAGAAGTTAGTGATGATATGTCCATCTTACAG GCTGATATTGAAGCCCTCTCACTGCAGGAGCACAGCGTAGATCAACAAATAAG TGAAATGCGAGATAAGTTAAGAGGACTCACAGAAGATGAAAATAACCAAAA GTGGCTATATGTTACTGAAGATGACATCAAGTCTTTGCCCTGCTTCCAG AATCAGACACTGATCGCAATCAAAGCGCCTCATGGTACAACTTTGGAGGTCCCAGATCCTGATGAA GTGAATGATTATCCACAGAGGAGATATAGGATTGTTCTAAGGAGTACTATGGGTCCAATAGATGTCTACCTAGTTAG tcaATTTGAGGAGATGAGTGGCATGGAGACTCCTCCAAGGACTGTGCAGCCAGTAAGCATGGATTCTCTAGAGAATCCCAGGACGCCATTGGCTGCAGAACCCAACAAAGCTGCAGAGTCACAGCCAAATATTCAAGATGGGCTGCTAATGCCTTCTGATGCTCCTTCTAGTTCACAGGATATTGGCGGGATGATGAAGATTGTCCCTTCAGAACTTGAT ACCGATGCAGACTACTGGCTCTTATCAGATGCCGGGGTTAGCATTACCGACATGTGGAAGACAGCAC CAGAGGTGGAGTGGGAAGGAATCGAGAAATTCAATGCAGAGGACTTCCTGGAGGTTAGCACGCCTCGGCAGCAGGATAAACCATCCTCTGACATTATGGATGGAGACTCCTGCATAAGCTGA
- the LOC127757570 gene encoding NDR1/HIN1-like protein 3 isoform X1, translating into MGAYEWSLAHTKTHPSPLSNPSPPRRAVDQRLRRATSSSAAAAVSSAMSSGGNQERTCCGSLFTFIVTGGFVVLIYWAIFQPHHIRATVASADLTNLTVAGAAVSYKLAVRLNLYNPSLRVNIYYDELDSELRFRGERLGHATGATPAEFYQRRKSSDDVTFEFAGTGVAVAGELGKEKGKGSVSLEVAVDGKVRYRFGSIKIRQKPRIWCSLTIPVTADGGGRLDSGDRCSVKY; encoded by the exons ATGGGTGCATATGAATGGTCACTAG CTCACACGAAGACGcacccttctcccctctccaaCCCTTCGCCTCCGCGTCGAGCCGTTGACCAGCGACTCCGGCGagcaacctcctcctccgccgccgccgccgttagcTCCGCCATGTCAAGCGGCGGCAACCAGGAGAGGACCTGCTGCGGCAGCCTGTTCACCTTCATCGTCACCGGCGGCTTCGTGGTGCTCATCTACTGGGCCATCTTCCAGCCCCACCACAtccgcgccaccgtcgcctccgccgaccTCACCaacctcaccgtcgccggcgccgccgtctcttACAAGCTCGCCGTCAGGCTCAACCTCTACAACCCCAGCCTCCGCGTCAACATCTACTACGACGAGCTCGATTCCGAGCTCCGCTTCCGCGGCGAGCGCCTCGGCCACGCCACCGGCGCCACCCCGGCCGAGTTCTACCAGCGGCGGAAGAGCTCCGACGACGTGACGTTTGAATTCGCCGGGAcaggcgtcgccgtcgccggcgagctggggaaggagaaggggaagggcaGCGTGAGCCTGGAGGTGGCCGTCGACGGCAAGGTGAGGTACAGGTTCGGCAGCATCAAGATCCGGCAGAAGCCGAGGATATGGTGCTCGCTCACCATCCCCGTcacggccgacggcggcggccgcctcgaCTCCGGCGACCGGTGTAGCGTCAAGTACTag
- the LOC127757570 gene encoding NDR1/HIN1-like protein 3 isoform X2, producing the protein MMDADQAHTKTHPSPLSNPSPPRRAVDQRLRRATSSSAAAAVSSAMSSGGNQERTCCGSLFTFIVTGGFVVLIYWAIFQPHHIRATVASADLTNLTVAGAAVSYKLAVRLNLYNPSLRVNIYYDELDSELRFRGERLGHATGATPAEFYQRRKSSDDVTFEFAGTGVAVAGELGKEKGKGSVSLEVAVDGKVRYRFGSIKIRQKPRIWCSLTIPVTADGGGRLDSGDRCSVKY; encoded by the coding sequence CTCACACGAAGACGcacccttctcccctctccaaCCCTTCGCCTCCGCGTCGAGCCGTTGACCAGCGACTCCGGCGagcaacctcctcctccgccgccgccgccgttagcTCCGCCATGTCAAGCGGCGGCAACCAGGAGAGGACCTGCTGCGGCAGCCTGTTCACCTTCATCGTCACCGGCGGCTTCGTGGTGCTCATCTACTGGGCCATCTTCCAGCCCCACCACAtccgcgccaccgtcgcctccgccgaccTCACCaacctcaccgtcgccggcgccgccgtctcttACAAGCTCGCCGTCAGGCTCAACCTCTACAACCCCAGCCTCCGCGTCAACATCTACTACGACGAGCTCGATTCCGAGCTCCGCTTCCGCGGCGAGCGCCTCGGCCACGCCACCGGCGCCACCCCGGCCGAGTTCTACCAGCGGCGGAAGAGCTCCGACGACGTGACGTTTGAATTCGCCGGGAcaggcgtcgccgtcgccggcgagctggggaaggagaaggggaagggcaGCGTGAGCCTGGAGGTGGCCGTCGACGGCAAGGTGAGGTACAGGTTCGGCAGCATCAAGATCCGGCAGAAGCCGAGGATATGGTGCTCGCTCACCATCCCCGTcacggccgacggcggcggccgcctcgaCTCCGGCGACCGGTGTAGCGTCAAGTACTag